DNA from Sphingomonas psychrotolerans:
CCGCGAGCCCGAGCAGCACCACCACGAAAAGCACGTCGCGCCCGCGAAATTCCAGCCGAGCGAAGCCGTAGCCGGCAAGCGACGCCAGCACGAGCACGCCGGCGGTCATCCCCAGCGAGACGATCAGGCTGTTGAGGATCCAGCGGAACACCGCGCCGTTGCCGAACAGATTGCGATAATTATCGAGCGTGTAGCGCCCGTTGAACACCGAGGCGGTGTCCGCCATCAGTTCGCTATTGGCCTTGAGCGAGAGCGCGAACACCCAGAGCAAAGGCACGAGCATCAGCACCGCGGCAAGCGCCACCAGCGCGACGGCGAGGCGGCTCCGCCTCACGCGACTTCCCTCCGCGACGAGATGCGGTACTGGATCATCGCGGCGATCAGGATCATCGCGAACAGGACCTGTGCCGCCGCCGCGGCATAACCGAGCTCCCATTGCCGCCAGCCGGTCTCGTAGATGAACAATACGATCGGCCGCGTGGCATTGTTGGGCCCGCCGAGCGTCATCAACTGCGCCTGGCCGAACAGCTGGAACTGCAGGATCACTTCGATGATGATGACGAGGAAGAAGGTCCGGCGGATCGCCGGCAGGGTGATCCGCGTGAGTGTCGTCCAGCGCGAGGCATTGTCGAGCGCGGCGGCCTCGTAAAGACCGCGTGGCACTTGCTGGAGCGCGGCGAGGAACAGCACCATCGGCAATCCGATGCACCACCAGATCGTCGTCACCGCGATCGCCGGCATTGCCAGCTTTTCGTCGTTGAGGAAGGCGATGGGGGTTTTGCCGAGCGCCTCCGCGGTCACGCCGAGCAGCCCGCCATCGGGCAGGAAGACCAGCCGCCACACCAAAGTGACGACGGTGACCGACAGCACGGTCGATGCGAAGAAGATCGTCCGCAGCACCGCCGCCCAGCGTTCCTGCCGGTTGAGCACCAGCGCCAGCCCGAGCCCGGCGAGCGTGAGGAAGGGGACGGTCAGCAGCACGAAAATGAAGGTGTTGGCCACCGTCTGGAGGAAGATCGCATCGCCGAACAGGCGGACGAAATTGGCGAGGCCGACCCAGCGTTCGGTTCCGAACAAGTCGCTTTTGGTGGTCGACAGCCACATTCCCATCGCCAGCGGGATCACCAACATCACCAGGAAGACGAACAGATAAGGCGCGACGAACAGCGCGTTGCGCCAGTCCCCGCTCCCGCGCAGCTTCGGAGCGGGCACGGACGCGACGATCGTGGCCATCAGCGCATCTCCGCGCGGTGGTGGCCAAGCCCGGCGGCGTCGAAGAGATGCGCGGCGGCCGCGTCGATCGTGAGGCCGATGCGATCGCCCGCGCGGACCGAGGACACGCCGGCATCCTCGGCGACCAGCCGCGAACCGTCGCTCAGCAGCGTGTGGACGAGCGTGCGCTCACCGAGCCGCTCGACGATTTCGACGATACCGTGAATCGCTGCGTCCTCGCCCGCGGTCACGCACACGGTCTCGGCACGCAGCCCGAGCGTCATCGGCCCTTGAGGCAGGCGCTCGAAAGGAATGGCGGTATCGATGATCGTGCCGTCGCCCAGCCGCACCTTCGCGGCGCCCGACACACCGGCTTTGACCGCGACGGGCAGAAGATTGATCCGGGGCGACCCCACGAAGGCCGCGACGAACTGGGTCCGTGGCCGCAGATAGATCTCCATCGGAGTGCCGACCTGCTCGATCCCGCCGGAATTGAGCACGACGATCCGATCGGCGAGCGTCATCGCCTCGACCTGATCATGCGTGACGAAGATCATCGTCGCGCCCAGCCGGCGGTGAAGCTGGGCAAGCTCGAGCCGGGTGCGGACGCGCAGCGCCGCGTCGAGGTTGGAGAGCGGCTCGTCGAGCAGGAACAGCTCGGGCTGTTTGACGATGGCCCGGGCGATCGCGACGCGCTGGCACTGGCCGCCCGAAAGCTGCCCCGGCTTGCGCTCGAGCAAAGCCTCGATCTCAAGGCTCGCCGCGGCGGCCGCGATTCGGCTGGCGATCTCGGGTGCAGGTACGCGGATATTGCGCAGCCCGAACGCCATGTTCTCGCGCACGCTGAGATGCGGATAAAGTGCGTAATGCTGGAACACCATCGCGACGCCGCGCGCGCCGGGCGGCAAGTGATCGACTCGCCGCTCGCCGATACGGATCTCGCCGCTGTCGACGGTCTCCAGCCCCGCGATCATCCGCAACAGCGTGGATTTGCCGCAGCCCGATGGGCCGAGAAACACCGCGAACTCGCCCGCAGGAATGTCGAGCGACAGCCGCTCGATCACCGTGACGGCACCATATGCCTTGCCGACCTCGGCCAGCTGTACGCCCGCCAAGCATTCTCTCCTTATGAATTGTCTGATGATTGTGGGGAAATCTGAGGCGTGTCAACGACCAATGCGAAGATGCCGCCGGCGCGATTGGAGCAGTTCGGCGTTGACCGGCAACGTGCGGCGACTAGGTTGCTCCCGAGGGGAGAATGAGATGAACGAGATCGCAGCATTGCTAGCGGCGGGGGCGAGCTGGATGGCCGTGAATGCCGGGCAGATCCAGACCGCGCCTGCGCAAGCCCCTGCCCCCTCCAAGGCGCTTGTGCAGCCCGCTGGACCGGCGTGGCAGCTGGTCTGCGCGCCCTCCGTAAGTCCCACGCCTTCGCCGGCTCCGGCTGCGAGCCAGCCGTGCAGCCTCGTGCAGAACCTGCTGGCCGGTGAACAGAAGCAGCGGCTGCTGACGGTTATCCTCCAGCGCACGCCGCAGGCCGGGCACAATATGACCGTCGCGCTGCCGCACGGCGTGTTGTTCCCTCCGGGCGTCAGCCTTCAGGTCGACGAGACGGCGGAGAAGCCGCTCGTGGTGCAGACCAGCGACCAGAACGGCGCCTATACCGGCACCGCGGTCGATGCGGCATTGCTGACCGCGCTGCGCGGCGGAAAGACGCTCAAGATCGGCTTCACCGCCGGCAACGGCCAGCGGATCATCGTGCCGGTGACGCTCAAGGATTTCCCTGCGGGGCTCGCCGCGCTCGACAAGAGCCCCCTGCCCGCCGTGCCCAAGCCGGCCGCGCCCGAGCCCGCGCCGGCAAAACCGAAATAACCAGATCCGCCTGGGTGTTCTCCAATTGTAGGGTCTAGATTCGCCGCATGGGACTATTGACCTTCAGCATCAACCTAACCCTGGACGGCTGCGTCGACCACGAGGAGGGAATTGCCGACGACGAGACGCACGCCTTCTTCACTCGCCTTATGGACGAGAGCGGGGCGATGCTGTGGGGTCGCGTCACCTACGAGATGATGGAGAGCTACTGGCCGGCAGTCGTCCGGGGCGACGAGGAGGCGCCGCCGGCGATACGCGAGTGGGCGGTCAAGCTGGAGGCCAAGCCGAAATACGTGGTGTCGTCGACGCGAAAGGCCTTCCCGTGGATCAACAGCCACCACATCGCCGGCGACCTGCGCACGAGCGTGCAGAGGCTCAAGGACGCCAACCCCGCCGGCGTGCTCCTGGGTAGCGGCAAGCTCGCGACCGAGCTGGACCGGCTGGATCTGATCGACGAGTATAATCTCCTCATCCACCCCAGGATCGCCGGCCACGGCCCAACCCTCTACCAGAGCGGGCTGACCGGCACGCGACGGCTCGAGCTGATCTCGGCCACCCCGTTCCGCAGCGGCGCCGTCGCCATGCATTACCGGCGCGCCCGCTAATCCATGCATCCCGTCATTTTGGGGCGAAAGCGGGGTGCAGGTACAATGATGTTCGAGAGATCCATCCTCACAGATCGACTCCGTCGAGCTTGGCCCCCGGCCTTCCCCAAGGGACAAAAATGAGTCCGGACCCTGACTGCGGTCAGGGTAGCGGGTTGCTCGGCGTCTGGGCGGTCCCGGCACTCGGTCCGGTCGCGGTACCCGTCAGGCTTACGGCGATGTTGGCCGCACTGGCCCCCGGCGTGTTGCCGTTCGCGTTCCACGTGGCGACGGCATCGTCCTCGATTCCCGGGCCGCCGTCGAGGAAGCCCTGCAGGAAGATCCGCGGATCGTGGGTGTTGTCGAGCTCGGATACGCGCAGGCGCAGCAGAGTGGGTGATGCGGTGGCGGTCAGGTTGTTGTTCGCGATGTTGGCGTAGATCTGGTTGGTCTCGATGGCCGTTCCCGACGACGAGCCGCTCTGGATGTTGATATCCGCAAGCGTGTTCACGTCGGTCGAGTCGATGACGTTGCCAGTCAGCGTCAGATCGAGGCGGGCGCTGCCCTCACGCGCGATCGCGTCGACCGCCGCACTGTTGTTGCCGGCACCCTGGGTCAAGGTGTTGCCGGTGACCGCGACGGTGAGGTGCGAATTCTCCTGCGCCAGCAGGCGGACGCTGCTGCCCGATGCACCGCTGCCGGCGGGAAGCTGGCTATAGACTTCCACATCGGCGTTGTTGGCGATCCGGCCCATCACGTTCGCGCTGATGAACGAAGTGATGTTGATCGCGGCGCCGCCGCTCGCGCGGATCGTCGGGTTGCCGATGATGTTGAACCGCACCGTCGCGGTGTCGTTGCCGTTGATGTCGATCCCGGCGCCGATATCGGTCTGGCTGTCGATGACGCTGTTGGTGATGTCGACGCTGACCACCGAATCGTCTTCGCCGATGATCTGGACCGCTTGGGTGCGCAGGCGCAGCAAGTCGCTGTCGACGATGTCGATATTGGTCGTCGGCGTGCCGCCGGCGACGCTGAAGCTGCGGAACTGGAGGCCACCCTCGCCGATACCGCTGCTCTGCGTGTCGCGGAAGATCACGTTGTTCAGCGTCAGGTTGAGGTTCACGTCGGTGTTGACGATGTCGAGGCTGTTGGTCTCCGACAGCGCGATCTCGGTATTGGTCAGCGACGACGTGCCAGAGAGGTTGCTGAACTCGATCCCGCTTTCGTTTGCGCCGTCGCCGGCGCCAGTAATCAGGCTGTTGTTGAGCTGGAAGTTGCTCACGTTGATCCCGGTGATGCCGTTGTCGGCGATCGTGCCGGTGATGTTGATGTTGTTGAACACCGCGGTGGCGACCCCGCTCATATAGATCGCGCCATTCGCCGTAGTGAGATCGAGATCCTGGCCCGCGGCCTGCCCGGTGGTGCTGGCATTGGTCAGGTTCAGATTGCTGATGTTGACCAAAGCGGTGTTGAGCAATTCGATCCCGCGCTGGGTGATGTTCTGGATCGTGCCGCCCGAGCCATCGGTGGTGCCGGTGCCGGTGACGGTGAGCCCCCCGCGCCGCCGGTGGTGTTGAGCACGATGCCGCGGGTGCCGCCATTCGCCGAGATCGACAGGAAGTCGAGCCCACCACCGGCGATGTTGGTGTTGACCAGGTTGAGCGCGATGCCGCCGGCCGAGGCGATCGTGTTGTTGGCGCCGGTGATCGTCAGCGAGCCCGCACCCGCATTGGTCGACGTGCCGGTAATGCCGCGTCCGCTCGTCGTATCCACATCGAGACCGCCGCCGGTGAACGACACCGCCGCGCCGGTGGCGGCATTGTTGTCGAACTGGAGTGCGTTGCTGGCGCCGGTGCTGAGCGTCTTGCTCGCGCCCGAGAAGACGATGCTCCCGCCGCTATTGTTGCTGAGCAAGATGCCGTTTGCCGCACCTCCGGTGGCCGAGATGGTGTTCGAGAAGGTGACCGTGCCGCCGGTATGGCCGCTCACCTCCACGACGTTGCCGGCATTGGTCTTGGCGATCGATGCCGCCACGGTGACGCTGCCGCTGCCGCCGGTGACATTGACTCCGTCGCCGGTGATGCTGCCCGCGCCGCCGGCGCCAATCGTGCCGCCGTTGATCGCGATCGCGCCGGTCGCCCCGGCCGCGCCGATGATCGAGACGCCATGCGCAGTGGTGTTGTCGATGTCGACGCTGGTGAAGGTCACGGTGCCGTTGCCGGAGCCATTGATCTCTATACCGTCGCCGCTGATCGTGCCCGTGCCGATCGTCGTCGCGCCGAAGCTGACATTGGCGGCCGAACCGTTGCCGATGAAGATCGCGTCGTTGCCGCCACCCGTGCCGGCAATCGAAGTGGTGCCGCCGATGAACGCGCCCCCGGCGCTGTCGAAATTGTTGAAGTTGATCGCGATCGTCGTGACCACGCCGGTGCTCTGCAGCGAAGCCCAGTTGATGCCGCTGGCGCCCGCGCTCACCCCGGTGAGGTCGATGACTTGCCCCGTGTCTGTCTGGATGCTGTTCCCGCCGCCCGCGACCGTGATCGTACCGCCGCCGGTCGCGTCGAAGCCGGTGCCGCTGGTGGTGACGATGTCGAGCCCGTTGCCGCCTGCCAGCGGCGCGAAGTTGACCGTCGCGCCGCTATTGTTGTTCAGCGTCACGGCGGCATTAACCCCGGTGTTGAGGCTGATCGTCTGGCCGGTAAAGGCGATCGTGCCGCCGGTGTTGTTGGCGATGCTGATGCCGAGGCTGGTATCGGTGAGGTTGCCCGAAAGGGTCGCGATGCCGCCGGTGCGGTTCGTCACCTCGACCGAACGCGACGCGCCGCCGCTGGTGGTCAGGGTGCCGCCATAAGTGAAGTTGAGCGCGTCGCCGTTGAGCGAGACGCCGCGGGTCGTGGCGGTGATCGCGCCGGCGGCGATGTTCACCGTGCCGGTGATCGTGCCCGCCCCGGTGCGCTGGACGAAGATGCCGTTGGCGCCGCTGGTATTGCTCGCCGAGGCGAAGGCGAGGTTGACCGCGGTCGTGGTGCCGCCGGTATCGGTGACGCTGAGCAGCGTTCCGCTCGTCGTCGTGATCGAATTGCCGCTGCCCTGGACGTTCACCGTTCCGCCTCCGGTGACAATCATCGCGGTGCTGGTCGTGCCAGTGATGTCGAGCCCGGTGCCGCCCGCATTGAAGGTGATCGTCGAGCCCGCGTTGCCCGACAGATTCACTGCCGTGCCAGTGCTGGAGATGGCCATCTGGCCGGTGAAGGTGACTACGCCGCCATTGCTGTTGGCGACCGAGATCACGTTGCTGGCATTGGCGATGCTGCTGCTGATCGCGCCGTTGAACGTGGCGGTGCCCGCGTCGTGCCCGTCGATCTCGACTGCAGTCCCGTCATTGTCGGTGATCGTGCCGTCGAAAGTGACGTTGGCGCTGCTGAGCAGCACGAAGGCATTGCCCGCGGCATTATGGGTTAGCGCCGTTGCCGAGCCGAAGGCGAAGGTTCCGGTCGCGCCGCCCAAGATGTCGATGCCGGCACCGCCGCCGTTGAGCGTCGTGATCCCGGTAAAGTTATAGGTGCCGTCGGCGTTGTTGAACTGCATGCCGGCGCCGTTGGTCGCATTGATCAGGCCGGCAAAGGCGAAGGTCCCGGCGGTGTGGTTGCCGGTGAAGTTCAGCGTCAGTCCGCCTGTCGCCTGAACGATCGAGCTCGCGCCGTCGAAACTGAAGCCGGCGGTGCCGCCGCTGACGGTCAGCGCGGAGGTCGTCGCGCCTGCGATGTCGACATTGGTAGCGTTGATCGTGCCGGCCGCATTGGTGAACGACAGGCCGGTCGCCGCGCCGGTGATGCTGACGTTGGTCAGCGTCGTCGTGCCGGTGGCATTGTCGATGATGATCGAAGTGCCGGTCGCGCCGGAAGCGGTCACGTTGGTGATCGTGCTGCCGGCGGCGTTGAGGAACGCGTCGTTGGTGTTGCCGGTGAAGGTCACGTTGTCGATCGTGGTGTTGGTCGACGGCGTGATCTCGATGCCATAGCCGCCCACCGCGTCGAAATTGCGGATCGTCATGAAGTTGACGATCGTGCCGGTGGCGCCGCCATTGTCGACGATGCCGCGCAACGCGCCGGCAGGGTCGCCGTCGAGGATGAAGCCCGAAATGCGGTTGCCGCTCGCGCCCAGCGTGATCACATTGGCGCCAGCCGCCGAAGTGAGCGTCGCCGCGCCATTGCCGGTGGGATCGGCGATATTGATCGTGTTGCTCGATAGCTGGATCGTCGCGGGGACGACCAGTGTAAGCGCCAGCGGCCCTTGGCCGAAGCCGCGCACCTGGGTGTCGGCGAGCAAGGCAAGCGTATCGTTGCCGTTCGAGCCCGCGGCGCTGATCGCGTTGCCGTCGTTGACGAGCACGATCACGTCGGTGGCGGCCAGCACGAGCTCTGCCGCACCGAGCGTCATCGGATTGGCGCCGTCTGCCCCCGATCCGTTGCCGCCGCCGGTGGCACCGTTCGAATCGACGAACCACGTACGGCCGACGCCGAAGCCGAGGCCCGGGCTCGCGCCGAACGTGACGTCGGTGAAGTTGTAGGTGCCGGCGACGGGCGCCGCCGCGGCGTTGATCCCGGTCGCCGCGGAAATGGTCGAGGTGCCGTCGGTGGCCGATTCGCCGTCGCCATAGGTGAAGGTCGCGTTGGTCGCCGCATTGAGCCAGACGCCGGTGGCGACGCCCGAGATGGTCGACGCGGCGCCGCCGACGGCCGAGTCGCCGAGCCGGATCACCTGCCCGCCGGTGGTACCGCGCAGGTCGACGGCAACCGATATCCCCGCCGCGGCCGCATTGGTCACGTCGAAATCGCCCGCGGTGATCGCCGCAGACAGCGTGGCGCCGTTCAGGTCAACCGCGATGGCAGCGTTATTGTTGAGGCCGATGTCGAGATCGCCGATCGTCAGTGCTGCGCCGAGCGTGCCGGTGACGTCGATACCGCGTGACAGCACGCCCTGCAGATTGACCGTGCCCAGCGTGATCGCGCCGCCGCCTGACGAACCGACATTGGTGAGCGCGATGCCGGTGGCGATATTGGTGGTGTTCACGCTCGCGAAGTTGATGCCGCCGGCGCCGGCCGTCACGCCATCCAGCACGATGACCTGGTTGCCGGTGGCGCTGATCGTGTTGCCGCTGCCGGTGATGTTCAGCGTGCCGCCGCCCTGCGCGAAGAGGCCGCTGGCGCTGCTGGTGATCGCCATCCCGCCGCCGGTGAAGTTGATCGTCGCGCCGGTATTGTTGAGCAATTCGACGCCGATCGTGGCGCCGCCGTTGATCGCGTTATTGGCGCCCGAGAAGGTGATCGTGCTGCCGCCGCTGTTGTTCATGATCGACCAGCCGCTGGCCGCGCCGCCCGAAGAGATGAAGCCGCCGAAGTCGATGCTGCCGCCGGTGCGATTCTGAATATCGATCGCGCGCGCCGCAGTGGTTTTGAGGATCCCCGCGTTGATCGTGATCGCGCCGCTGCCGCCATCGATGACCACGCCGCTGCCGGTCGGATCGTTGAGGTTGCCGATGTCGCCGCCGCCGACCGTCACCGTCCCGTCGGAACCCGTGATCAGGACGCCGTCGCTGGCAGTGTTGTCGATGGTGACGCTGGTGAAGCTGATCGCGCCGTTGCCCGCGCCGTTGATTTCGATGCCCTCGTCGCCGGTGCCGGCGATCGTGGTGGCGCCGAAGCTGACCGCCGAGCTGGAACCGCCGCCGACGAAAATGCCGTCGCTCGTCGCGCCGCTGGTGCCCGCGACCGATACGGTGCCGCCGTTGAACGCGCCGCCATCGAGATTGTTGATCCGGATCGCGGTGTTGGCGACGGTGCCCGAATTGCCGAGCGAGGCGAAGGCGATGCCGCCGGCGCCCGCGGTCACCCCGTCGAGATTGACGATCGAGCCGGTCGTCGTGGCGATCGAATTGCCCGCCCCGGCGACGCTGATCGTGCCGCCGACCGAGGCGATCAGCCCCGCGCCACTGGTGGTGACCACATCGACACCGGCGCCGCCGCCTGCGAAACTGATCGTCGCGCCGGCATTGTTGGTGAACGACAGGCCGATGCCGCTGGTG
Protein-coding regions in this window:
- a CDS encoding invasion associated locus B family protein; translation: MNEIAALLAAGASWMAVNAGQIQTAPAQAPAPSKALVQPAGPAWQLVCAPSVSPTPSPAPAASQPCSLVQNLLAGEQKQRLLTVILQRTPQAGHNMTVALPHGVLFPPGVSLQVDETAEKPLVVQTSDQNGAYTGTAVDAALLTALRGGKTLKIGFTAGNGQRIIVPVTLKDFPAGLAALDKSPLPAVPKPAAPEPAPAKPK
- a CDS encoding dihydrofolate reductase family protein — translated: MTFSINLTLDGCVDHEEGIADDETHAFFTRLMDESGAMLWGRVTYEMMESYWPAVVRGDEEAPPAIREWAVKLEAKPKYVVSSTRKAFPWINSHHIAGDLRTSVQRLKDANPAGVLLGSGKLATELDRLDLIDEYNLLIHPRIAGHGPTLYQSGLTGTRRLELISATPFRSGAVAMHYRRAR
- a CDS encoding carbohydrate ABC transporter permease, with translation MATIVASVPAPKLRGSGDWRNALFVAPYLFVFLVMLVIPLAMGMWLSTTKSDLFGTERWVGLANFVRLFGDAIFLQTVANTFIFVLLTVPFLTLAGLGLALVLNRQERWAAVLRTIFFASTVLSVTVVTLVWRLVFLPDGGLLGVTAEALGKTPIAFLNDEKLAMPAIAVTTIWWCIGLPMVLFLAALQQVPRGLYEAAALDNASRWTTLTRITLPAIRRTFFLVIIIEVILQFQLFGQAQLMTLGGPNNATRPIVLFIYETGWRQWELGYAAAAAQVLFAMILIAAMIQYRISSRREVA
- a CDS encoding ABC transporter ATP-binding protein translates to MAGVQLAEVGKAYGAVTVIERLSLDIPAGEFAVFLGPSGCGKSTLLRMIAGLETVDSGEIRIGERRVDHLPPGARGVAMVFQHYALYPHLSVRENMAFGLRNIRVPAPEIASRIAAAAASLEIEALLERKPGQLSGGQCQRVAIARAIVKQPELFLLDEPLSNLDAALRVRTRLELAQLHRRLGATMIFVTHDQVEAMTLADRIVVLNSGGIEQVGTPMEIYLRPRTQFVAAFVGSPRINLLPVAVKAGVSGAAKVRLGDGTIIDTAIPFERLPQGPMTLGLRAETVCVTAGEDAAIHGIVEIVERLGERTLVHTLLSDGSRLVAEDAGVSSVRAGDRIGLTIDAAAAHLFDAAGLGHHRAEMR